From Candidatus Poribacteria bacterium, a single genomic window includes:
- a CDS encoding glucose 1-dehydrogenase has protein sequence MRLKDKVAIITGGASGIGKATAILFAEHGAKVVVADIDENGANQTVTDIHDAGNEAIYVQTDVTISDNTERMVTETVNTYGKLDILLSSAGIAMRLPVADLPEEDWHRCLDVNLTGVYLCAKAAIPAMRKNGGGSIINLSSIYGLVGADVRAAYVASKGGVTNLTRGMALDYAEENIRINCICPGFVETPLVAGVVKTPEEYRKLADRHPMRRLAQPEEIAYGALYLASDESAFVTGIALPIDGGYTAG, from the coding sequence ATGCGACTCAAAGACAAAGTAGCCATCATTACCGGTGGTGCATCCGGTATCGGAAAAGCCACCGCAATTTTATTTGCTGAACACGGCGCGAAGGTGGTTGTCGCCGACATTGATGAAAACGGTGCTAATCAGACCGTTACAGACATACACGACGCAGGCAATGAAGCGATCTACGTCCAGACCGATGTCACAATTTCAGATAACACCGAACGGATGGTAACGGAGACCGTTAACACATACGGCAAGCTGGATATTCTGCTCAGTAGTGCCGGAATTGCGATGCGACTCCCCGTTGCTGATTTACCAGAGGAAGACTGGCACCGTTGCTTGGATGTCAACCTCACAGGCGTTTATCTCTGTGCGAAGGCTGCGATTCCGGCAATGCGGAAAAACGGCGGTGGCTCTATTATTAATCTTTCCTCTATCTACGGACTTGTTGGGGCAGATGTCCGGGCAGCCTACGTCGCCTCCAAAGGAGGTGTGACGAACCTCACACGCGGGATGGCACTCGATTATGCAGAGGAGAACATCCGCATTAACTGCATCTGTCCGGGTTTCGTTGAGACCCCGTTAGTCGCAGGGGTTGTCAAAACGCCGGAGGAATACCGTAAACTTGCGGATAGACATCCGATGCGCCGACTCGCGCAGCCTGAAGAAATCGCCTACGGCGCGCTATACCTCGCCTCCGATGAGTCTGCGTTTGTTACAGGCATCGCTCTACCGATTGACGGCGGCTACACCGCAGGATAA
- a CDS encoding fumarylacetoacetate hydrolase family protein yields MKLVTFETNLTDTTAKIGAWIADDRIVDLTAIAPDMTQLFEQNSLPDARERVAQVEGGANASEAIHAVADVQLLAPFPRPASLRDFGVFKTHMDAAARITGKEISPEWFKLPNYYRGSTSPASIAGHEAVVTWPNYTQKLDFELEWGVYIGKIGKNIPVEEASEYIAGYTIYNDISARDIQFRHMTMALGPAKGKDFDNSNIMGPCLVTPDEIGDPYNLRMIARINGEVWADGNTSDMYYSFEEMISFVSQAETLYPGEFLGSGTVGKGCGWELDRWIQPGDVIELEIENIGMLRNRIGEPEVNPAAWTEKGL; encoded by the coding sequence ATGAAACTTGTTACCTTTGAAACCAACCTGACAGATACCACCGCGAAAATTGGGGCATGGATTGCCGATGATCGGATCGTCGATCTCACCGCAATCGCTCCAGATATGACGCAACTTTTTGAGCAGAATAGCCTCCCGGATGCACGTGAACGCGTTGCGCAGGTTGAAGGCGGCGCGAACGCCTCTGAGGCGATTCATGCTGTTGCTGATGTGCAGCTCCTCGCACCGTTCCCGCGTCCGGCAAGCCTCCGAGACTTCGGTGTATTCAAAACCCACATGGATGCCGCTGCGCGTATCACTGGTAAAGAGATTTCCCCAGAATGGTTCAAACTACCCAACTATTACCGGGGTAGCACAAGTCCAGCCTCTATCGCCGGACACGAAGCGGTCGTTACCTGGCCCAACTACACCCAAAAGCTCGATTTTGAACTGGAGTGGGGTGTCTATATCGGCAAAATTGGCAAAAATATCCCGGTAGAAGAAGCAAGCGAATATATTGCCGGTTATACCATTTACAACGACATCAGCGCGCGCGACATTCAATTTCGCCACATGACAATGGCACTCGGTCCCGCCAAAGGAAAGGATTTTGATAATAGCAACATTATGGGACCCTGCCTCGTTACACCCGATGAAATTGGAGACCCTTATAACCTCCGAATGATTGCAAGAATTAACGGTGAAGTCTGGGCGGACGGGAATACCTCGGATATGTATTACTCGTTTGAAGAGATGATTTCGTTTGTCTCGCAAGCAGAGACACTCTATCCGGGCGAGTTTTTAGGCTCTGGCACCGTTGGAAAAGGATGCGGATGGGAACTCGATCGCTGGATTCAACCCGGTGATGTTATTGAACTTGAAATTGAAAACATCGGTATGCTCAGAAACCGAATCGGTGAACCCGAAGTGAATCCTGCGGCGTGGACAGAAAAGGGGCTTTAA
- a CDS encoding formylglycine-generating enzyme family protein produces MDSRNRYRGRKTAMTGVSRIRKLRTAAGLFLICCFSVCGFACGQDSQPTTEPLTEIISEVDGAIMVLIPAGTFQMGSTIGDSDEQPVHTVSLNAFYMDMYEVTNDRYQKFVESTGYPQPPLSHNPRFNTPDTPVVRMNWRDAVAYAAWANKRLPTEAEWEYAARGGLVGKRYPNGDIITYVDANLAGVGERDKWKWTAPVGSFPPNGYNLYDMAGNVWEWCFDEYNDEFYSLSTQNNPRFGREQAPDNENFRILRGGGWGGAPEDLRVADRWYHLSSGSTIGFRCVKDF; encoded by the coding sequence TTGGATAGTCGAAACCGCTACAGAGGTCGCAAAACTGCTATGACGGGTGTATCAAGAATCCGCAAATTGCGTACTGCAGCAGGTTTATTTCTGATTTGTTGCTTCAGCGTCTGTGGCTTTGCGTGCGGGCAGGATTCTCAGCCTACCACTGAACCCCTTACAGAAATCATCTCCGAAGTCGATGGTGCCATAATGGTCCTAATTCCTGCAGGGACGTTTCAAATGGGTTCCACTATTGGCGATAGCGATGAGCAACCCGTGCATACTGTGAGTCTCAACGCCTTTTACATGGACATGTATGAGGTAACGAATGATCGCTATCAGAAATTCGTTGAAAGCACAGGTTATCCGCAACCGCCACTGTCCCATAATCCGCGCTTCAATACCCCTGATACCCCCGTTGTCCGTATGAATTGGCGCGATGCAGTCGCGTATGCAGCGTGGGCAAACAAACGGTTGCCTACTGAAGCGGAATGGGAATACGCTGCACGTGGCGGTCTAGTTGGCAAACGATACCCAAATGGTGATATAATAACTTATGTAGATGCGAATTTGGCTGGCGTAGGTGAAAGGGACAAATGGAAATGGACAGCTCCGGTTGGCAGCTTCCCGCCCAACGGCTATAATCTATACGATATGGCGGGCAATGTCTGGGAATGGTGCTTTGACGAATACAACGACGAATTCTACAGCCTGAGCACACAGAATAACCCGCGCTTCGGCAGAGAACAGGCACCCGATAACGAGAACTTCCGTATCCTGCGAGGCGGCGGATGGGGTGGTGCACCCGAGGATCTCCGAGTCGCAGACCGATGGTATCACCTTTCATCCGGCAGTACAATCGGTTTCCGATGCGTGAAAGACTTTTAA
- a CDS encoding site-specific DNA-methyltransferase, whose translation MTKIKTDLYLGDCLEVLTHFDTDSFDLIMTSPPYADRRSKTYGGIRPDEYVDWFIPRAEEFLRVLKPSGTFILNIKEQALNGERHTYVIELILEMRKQGWLWTEEFVWHKKNSYPGKWPNRFRDAWERCLQFNKTKKFNMYQEAVMVPMGDWAEKRLKKLSKTDQSRDTSRVGSGFGKNVSNWLDRKMAYPTNVLHLATETGNRKHSAVFPKSLPEWFIKLFTKENDWVLDPFAGAGTTCQVAQSLLRNSAGIEILPQYYQLAQENISSTQCLLFEETQHETHYTTRDR comes from the coding sequence ATGACAAAAATAAAAACAGACCTTTATCTTGGAGATTGCTTAGAGGTACTCACCCATTTTGATACCGACTCATTCGACCTGATTATGACCTCTCCACCCTATGCAGACCGCCGATCTAAAACTTATGGCGGAATCCGGCCCGATGAATATGTAGATTGGTTTATACCCCGAGCCGAGGAATTCTTAAGGGTCCTTAAGCCATCTGGCACATTCATCCTGAATATCAAAGAGCAAGCCCTTAATGGGGAACGGCATACTTATGTTATTGAATTAATACTTGAAATGAGAAAGCAAGGTTGGTTGTGGACAGAAGAATTCGTCTGGCACAAGAAAAATTCCTATCCGGGCAAGTGGCCAAACCGATTCAGAGATGCTTGGGAAAGATGTTTGCAGTTTAATAAAACTAAGAAATTTAACATGTATCAAGAGGCAGTTATGGTCCCAATGGGAGATTGGGCGGAGAAGAGGTTAAAGAAACTCAGCAAAACAGATCAGAGCCGGGATACATCAAGAGTGGGGAGTGGGTTTGGTAAGAATGTTTCAAATTGGTTAGACCGAAAAATGGCGTATCCGACGAATGTTTTACACTTAGCAACGGAGACCGGAAATCGGAAACACAGTGCCGTTTTTCCGAAATCGTTGCCTGAATGGTTTATCAAATTGTTTACGAAAGAAAATGATTGGGTGCTTGATCCCTTTGCGGGTGCCGGGACAACGTGTCAAGTCGCACAAAGTTTGTTAAGAAATTCTGCAGGTATTGAAATTCTACCGCAGTATTATCAATTAGCACAGGAGAATATCAGTTCGACACAGTGCTTATTATTTGAAGAAACTCAGCATGAAACCCATTACACAACAAGAGATCGCTGA
- a CDS encoding tetratricopeptide repeat protein yields the protein MKKISLSIFLILLLNSAYLFSFGEPTLFYIFNVLLHVGLGIVLILPFSIYVYRQFRHISMLGRAGVIGIAVGIITGGYLMIVGATTPYRWLLITHITSVSVGSILFSIHLLRDDPVTTSLRKVGIAVLICVVLFPIGARLTQHYLPNETYLVENPALPPTSMYEEGGGTTGHFFPASVETETGGLIPTDFFLTSETCATKGCHPDIYRQWNESAHHFSSFNNQWYRKSIIYMQEVNGIQPSKWCGGCHDPAILLNGVMDRPIRENLHTPAAQAGLACTACHSIEKVKDTMGNSGYVIKYPPLHDIAASDNPIVRNLHNYLIRLDPEPHKKSFLKPFHRQNTAEFCSTCHKVHLDEPVNNFRWFRGFNDYDQWQKSGVSHQGALSFYYPETAKKCVDCHMPLVDSKDAGNINGKVHNHRFPAANTALPFVNQHPDQLKAVTEFLQNEAVTLDLFANGAPIPTDGIEVTRGESPRVDVVVRTRGVGHRFPAGTIDAFDIWLEVKATDENGKIIFWNGRIAAPDGNGPVDPSAHFYRAYMLDEHGNLINKRNAWATRTVLYSNTIPPGAADTARYRLEIPSDAGKILTLEAKLNYRKFNWWHTQWAYAGVRDPEDTDFQVGKGYDDGKWVWTGDTSDVAGKIKAIPNLPIVTMASAEATLKVADTSAEVAGVTSSPTTLGNIRERWNDYGIGLFLQGDLKAAQIAFSKVTEIEPTYLDGWVNIARCRIEEGDMPGAEAMLERAFEIQRTLPPENPHRAKVHYFYALIREADGDYDTAIEHLQHAAAQFPRDTRVRNRLGRMYFLKRNYETALAEFQKTLTVDPEDLDAHYNMMRCYRALKNPSLAAKSQKLYLRFKADESVDAITGIPRRADPNVNLERQRIHEHTNSYESLPNP from the coding sequence ATGAAAAAAATTTCCTTATCTATCTTCCTCATTCTTCTACTCAATAGTGCCTATCTGTTCAGTTTCGGCGAACCGACGCTCTTTTACATCTTCAACGTTCTGCTCCACGTTGGACTCGGTATTGTGCTGATCCTCCCGTTTAGTATTTATGTCTATAGGCAGTTTAGGCATATTTCAATGCTCGGACGGGCAGGGGTTATAGGAATAGCCGTTGGTATTATCACTGGCGGTTATCTAATGATTGTTGGGGCAACAACCCCCTATCGTTGGCTCCTTATTACACATATCACCAGTGTCAGTGTAGGTAGTATTCTTTTTTCTATTCACCTGTTGAGAGACGATCCCGTTACCACATCCTTGAGAAAAGTCGGTATCGCCGTCCTGATATGTGTCGTCCTTTTCCCGATTGGCGCGAGACTCACGCAGCACTATCTGCCGAACGAAACTTATCTCGTCGAAAACCCAGCACTACCCCCGACGAGTATGTACGAGGAAGGCGGCGGCACAACCGGACACTTCTTCCCTGCATCCGTTGAAACAGAAACAGGTGGGCTGATTCCGACTGATTTCTTTCTCACATCGGAGACTTGTGCAACGAAGGGGTGTCATCCCGACATCTATCGGCAGTGGAATGAATCTGCCCATCATTTCTCTTCTTTTAATAATCAGTGGTACCGGAAGTCAATTATCTATATGCAGGAGGTTAACGGCATTCAACCCTCTAAATGGTGCGGGGGCTGCCATGACCCAGCGATCTTACTCAACGGTGTGATGGACAGACCGATTCGCGAGAATCTCCATACACCTGCCGCACAAGCCGGACTCGCCTGCACAGCGTGCCACTCTATTGAAAAGGTCAAAGATACGATGGGCAACAGCGGGTATGTCATTAAATATCCGCCGCTCCACGACATTGCTGCCAGCGATAACCCGATTGTCCGTAATCTACACAACTATCTCATACGACTTGACCCAGAACCCCATAAAAAGAGTTTCCTCAAGCCGTTCCATCGGCAAAATACCGCCGAGTTCTGTTCAACTTGCCATAAAGTCCATCTTGATGAACCGGTTAACAACTTTCGATGGTTTCGTGGTTTCAATGACTATGACCAGTGGCAGAAAAGCGGTGTGTCTCACCAAGGGGCGTTGTCCTTCTATTACCCCGAAACAGCCAAGAAATGTGTTGATTGCCACATGCCCCTCGTTGACTCCAAGGATGCAGGAAATATCAACGGCAAGGTTCACAACCACCGATTCCCCGCTGCGAACACGGCACTACCTTTCGTAAATCAGCATCCCGATCAGCTCAAGGCAGTGACGGAGTTTTTGCAGAATGAAGCCGTCACATTAGATCTCTTTGCGAACGGTGCGCCGATCCCAACCGACGGGATTGAGGTTACACGCGGTGAAAGCCCGCGCGTTGATGTCGTGGTTCGTACACGCGGTGTCGGACACCGGTTTCCCGCCGGAACGATTGATGCTTTCGACATCTGGTTGGAAGTGAAAGCCACTGATGAGAATGGAAAGATCATCTTCTGGAACGGTAGAATCGCCGCACCCGATGGAAATGGACCCGTTGATCCGAGCGCGCATTTTTACCGAGCGTATATGCTTGATGAACACGGGAATCTCATTAATAAACGGAACGCTTGGGCAACCCGGACTGTCCTCTATTCAAACACAATTCCACCGGGTGCTGCGGATACAGCCCGGTATCGACTCGAAATTCCATCGGATGCTGGGAAAATCTTGACGCTTGAAGCGAAACTTAACTACCGCAAGTTCAACTGGTGGCACACACAGTGGGCTTATGCGGGTGTTCGTGACCCGGAAGACACCGATTTTCAGGTGGGTAAAGGCTACGACGATGGCAAATGGGTCTGGACGGGTGATACCTCAGATGTCGCCGGGAAAATCAAGGCAATCCCGAACCTACCGATTGTTACAATGGCATCTGCCGAAGCAACCTTAAAAGTAGCAGACACATCGGCTGAAGTCGCAGGTGTTACCTCTTCACCTACGACACTTGGAAACATACGCGAACGCTGGAACGATTACGGCATTGGGTTGTTCCTACAGGGCGATCTAAAAGCGGCACAGATTGCGTTTTCAAAGGTGACGGAGATAGAACCGACATATCTTGATGGGTGGGTGAACATCGCCCGCTGTCGAATTGAAGAAGGCGATATGCCAGGTGCAGAAGCGATGCTTGAAAGAGCGTTTGAAATCCAGCGGACCCTGCCACCTGAAAACCCGCACCGCGCCAAAGTTCACTACTTCTACGCCCTTATTCGAGAGGCGGATGGGGATTACGACACAGCCATCGAACATCTCCAACATGCCGCTGCACAATTTCCACGCGACACCCGTGTCCGAAATAGGCTCGGACGTATGTACTTCTTGAAGCGTAACTACGAAACCGCGTTGGCTGAATTCCAAAAAACGCTCACGGTGGACCCAGAAGATCTCGACGCGCATTACAACATGATGCGCTGCTACCGCGCCCTTAAGAATCCTTCACTTGCTGCGAAATCGCAGAAACTCTATCTACGCTTTAAGGCAGATGAATCCGTCGATGCAATCACAGGCATCCCCCGGCGTGCAGACCCCAACGTTAATCTCGAACGCCAACGGATTCACGAACATACGAATAGTTATGAATCTCTACCCAACCCCTGA
- a CDS encoding PmeII family type II restriction endonuclease: MKPITQQEIADYVQANIQNFHQRRLDSLQKLKLMNVVKRKNPYLFKAKNINTAAEFVTTLLDAHLSSQEEGIFGGFLEGLAIFICSKVYNGQKSSAEGIDLEFERDNIRYIVSIKSGPNWGNSSQVAKLRDNFRKAKRILSTNTSLKNVVAVNGCCYGKNRTPDKGDYLKLCGQKFWAFISGDDSLYTDIIEPLGHQAKKKNEQFVQEYAKVVNRFTAEFIGTFCDTDGNMLWEEIVKFNSAGQ, from the coding sequence ATGAAACCCATTACACAACAAGAGATCGCTGATTATGTTCAGGCGAACATTCAGAATTTTCATCAGAGAAGGTTAGATAGCCTCCAAAAATTGAAACTGATGAATGTGGTCAAACGGAAAAATCCGTATCTATTCAAAGCGAAAAATATTAACACGGCAGCAGAATTTGTGACGACCCTTTTAGACGCTCATCTATCTTCACAAGAAGAAGGGATCTTTGGCGGATTTCTGGAGGGGCTTGCGATTTTTATTTGTTCAAAGGTATATAACGGTCAAAAATCTTCGGCAGAAGGCATTGATTTAGAGTTTGAAAGAGATAACATAAGGTATATTGTATCAATCAAATCCGGACCCAATTGGGGAAATAGTAGCCAAGTTGCAAAACTGAGGGACAACTTCAGGAAGGCTAAGCGAATCCTCAGCACAAACACATCGTTGAAAAATGTTGTTGCTGTCAATGGTTGCTGTTATGGAAAAAATCGAACCCCAGATAAGGGAGACTACTTGAAGTTGTGCGGACAAAAATTTTGGGCGTTTATTTCGGGTGATGATAGCCTCTATACTGACATAATTGAACCTTTAGGACATCAGGCAAAAAAGAAGAATGAGCAGTTTGTGCAAGAATATGCTAAAGTTGTCAATAGGTTTACCGCTGAATTCATCGGAACTTTTTGTGACACTGATGGTAACATGCTTTGGGAAGAGATCGTCAAATTTAATTCAGCAGGGCAATAA
- a CDS encoding ABC transporter ATP-binding protein — protein sequence MAVAVELTHVTKAFGTTLAVNDVSLKIEEGEFFFLLGPSGCGKSTFLRIVAGFYKPDTGELRFDDTVMNNVPPHQRNTGMVFQNYALWPHMSVAENIEYGLTLRKLEKSERQEKITRALEMVQMEDYHDRAVNTLSGGQQQRIALARALVIEPSVLLLDEPISNLDAALRQQMRDEIKQIHDRTNITMFYVTHDQVDALSMADRMAIMQDGVIIQVGTPREIYQFPRNAFVASFVGETNFIAGKVQRVSNGTATIETPVGALHSETIYHELAQGIPVQCSIRPEALVIGGVQNGNNRAENRIEAKVTAVNYLGRVEEYQLVAADIPLKAVHYNPGTEAKIPGDTIQLAISAEAVIPLPE from the coding sequence ATGGCAGTTGCAGTTGAATTAACCCATGTCACAAAAGCGTTCGGTACAACACTCGCTGTTAACGACGTGAGTCTCAAAATTGAGGAAGGCGAGTTTTTCTTCCTCCTCGGTCCGTCGGGTTGCGGTAAATCAACCTTCCTCCGTATCGTCGCCGGCTTCTATAAACCCGATACCGGCGAATTGCGGTTTGACGATACCGTTATGAATAACGTCCCACCCCATCAGCGTAATACAGGCATGGTCTTCCAGAACTATGCGCTGTGGCCCCACATGTCTGTCGCCGAAAACATTGAATACGGACTAACGCTTCGTAAACTCGAAAAATCGGAACGACAAGAAAAAATTACGCGCGCGCTGGAGATGGTGCAAATGGAGGACTATCACGACCGGGCGGTCAACACGCTTTCAGGTGGACAACAACAGCGCATCGCGCTTGCCCGCGCGCTTGTCATTGAACCGAGTGTCTTACTCCTTGACGAACCGATTAGCAATCTTGATGCGGCACTCCGACAGCAGATGCGCGACGAAATAAAACAGATTCACGACCGGACGAATATTACGATGTTCTACGTCACGCACGACCAAGTGGATGCCCTCTCTATGGCGGATCGGATGGCGATTATGCAGGACGGCGTGATCATTCAGGTCGGGACACCGCGCGAAATCTATCAGTTTCCAAGAAACGCCTTTGTGGCGAGTTTTGTCGGGGAAACCAATTTTATTGCCGGTAAAGTCCAGCGCGTATCGAATGGCACTGCTACAATCGAAACACCTGTCGGCGCACTCCATTCTGAAACCATCTATCACGAACTCGCACAAGGAATACCCGTGCAGTGTTCAATTCGACCAGAGGCACTTGTCATTGGCGGCGTTCAGAACGGCAATAATCGTGCCGAGAACAGAATAGAGGCAAAGGTGACAGCCGTCAATTATTTGGGGAGAGTAGAAGAATACCAACTCGTAGCTGCTGACATTCCTCTCAAAGCCGTTCACTACAACCCCGGCACCGAAGCGAAAATACCGGGTGATACGATCCAACTTGCAATATCAGCAGAAGCGGTTATCCCACTGCCAGAATAG
- the selA gene encoding L-seryl-tRNA(Sec) selenium transferase, with translation MIDKTLLRQLPAIENLLNTQEMLDLQDTYARPLVTGALRAVVADVRSSILSGDLEQLPEHTEYAEQTRQKIVEKIGARMRPVVNATGTVTHTNLGRSLLSTAACEAIQQAAQNYVNLEYDLATGERGHRDRITEPLLQQLTGCEASTVVNNNAAAVLLALQTMARGKEVIVSRGELIEIGGAFRVPDVMAASGAVLREVGTTNRTHLRDYAEAITENTGLLLKVHPSNYKILGFTSTPTMEALTELGAQHGIPTMEDLGSGALIDMTVYGLPHEPLVGERIASGVDVVTFSGDKLLGGPQAGIIVGKSEWIEKMRKNPMMRALRVDKLIIAGLSATLQRYLIGGETITEQFPMLNRYTRAVEVLHAVAAELRTQLQERFGEKVSIQVSETFGQIGSGALPVETLPSVALVLEPLDVSAELLASHFRDATVPVIGRIKDDRFWLDLRTIYEREQAWIVETATEVAKLL, from the coding sequence ATGATAGATAAAACCCTCCTCCGGCAATTGCCCGCCATCGAAAATCTCCTAAACACACAGGAGATGCTCGACTTGCAGGACACTTACGCCCGCCCGCTCGTGACAGGGGCACTCCGCGCCGTCGTCGCGGATGTCCGAAGCAGTATTCTAAGTGGGGATCTCGAACAACTCCCAGAACATACCGAATATGCCGAACAGACGCGCCAGAAAATCGTGGAAAAGATTGGGGCACGCATGCGTCCTGTGGTCAATGCAACCGGCACGGTTACACATACCAACTTAGGCAGATCGTTGCTAAGCACGGCTGCCTGTGAAGCGATTCAACAAGCGGCGCAAAACTACGTTAACCTTGAATACGATCTCGCAACAGGCGAAAGGGGACATCGCGATAGAATCACTGAGCCACTCCTGCAACAATTGACTGGTTGTGAGGCATCCACGGTTGTGAATAACAACGCCGCCGCAGTCCTGCTTGCACTCCAGACAATGGCGCGCGGCAAGGAGGTCATCGTTTCACGCGGAGAGTTGATTGAGATCGGTGGCGCATTCCGCGTGCCTGACGTGATGGCAGCAAGCGGGGCAGTCCTTCGCGAAGTCGGCACGACGAACCGCACGCATCTCCGAGATTACGCCGAGGCTATCACTGAAAATACGGGATTGTTGCTCAAGGTGCATCCGAGCAACTATAAAATCCTCGGCTTCACTTCAACGCCGACGATGGAAGCATTAACGGAACTCGGCGCACAGCACGGCATCCCGACAATGGAGGATCTCGGAAGTGGTGCACTCATTGACATGACGGTTTATGGTCTTCCGCACGAGCCACTCGTCGGAGAACGCATCGCCAGCGGCGTTGATGTCGTCACTTTTAGCGGCGACAAACTACTCGGCGGCCCGCAGGCAGGGATCATCGTCGGTAAGTCGGAATGGATCGAAAAGATGCGTAAGAACCCGATGATGCGTGCGCTACGGGTAGATAAACTCATCATCGCCGGTTTGTCAGCCACCTTGCAACGCTATCTCATTGGTGGAGAAACCATAACAGAACAGTTCCCGATGCTTAACCGCTATACGCGCGCTGTAGAGGTGCTTCACGCTGTCGCAGCAGAACTTAGAACGCAACTGCAAGAACGCTTTGGCGAAAAAGTTAGCATTCAGGTTTCAGAGACCTTCGGACAGATTGGAAGTGGCGCGCTCCCTGTTGAGACCTTACCGAGTGTCGCGCTTGTTCTTGAGCCGCTGGATGTTTCCGCCGAACTGCTCGCCTCACATTTTCGAGATGCCACAGTTCCCGTCATTGGCAGAATCAAGGACGACCGCTTTTGGCTGGACCTCCGCACTATCTATGAAAGAGAACAGGCTTGGATAGTCGAAACCGCTACAGAGGTCGCAAAACTGCTATGA
- a CDS encoding radical SAM protein: protein MKSRSIGRPVETYLGNHSNLLFISLDWTRPKDLRTPLSSASIEAYFRKNQKGHVDAEFKDFNLNSPDFDVRDVQKIIGEHRPKFLALGAYIWNEKYVPDVVAWTKTHYPETIIILGGPQVTYGNHHLATEYPGVDYFVRGEGELPFTELINTLGRGDTPDLGLLDQYAIYTPELLKQGKCNRIFTTQLDKLLSPYLSGTLPVEQNQEFVRWETLRRCPYRCSFCQFRLEGHKVAEINHERLFRELEYFKEKNVREINVLDPIFNLKPKHYLEICKKIETLGMQNRFYFQCRLELLCRRNGVEFLKFCQNHNIWLEFGVQTFREEESEAIERGNKYDKIYRAFEILHEFNVPFDLHLIFGLPFQSFDDFLWSYDRAKKACPSGLYVFPLNVLKGTNLYEKREEWEYEFDPADNNIFLKSKWMLKEEVERLKEFSKDVNRCSKSERESEGLI, encoded by the coding sequence ATGAAATCGCGTTCTATCGGCAGGCCCGTTGAAACTTATTTGGGAAATCACTCTAATCTGTTGTTTATTTCTTTGGATTGGACCCGGCCTAAAGACCTGAGGACCCCGCTTTCTTCAGCTTCAATAGAAGCATACTTCAGGAAAAATCAGAAAGGACATGTGGATGCAGAATTCAAAGACTTCAATTTGAATTCTCCAGACTTTGATGTCCGTGACGTGCAAAAGATCATAGGTGAACATCGTCCAAAATTTCTTGCACTTGGCGCGTATATCTGGAATGAGAAATACGTACCAGATGTAGTGGCTTGGACTAAGACTCATTATCCCGAAACGATAATTATTTTGGGAGGCCCCCAAGTCACCTATGGCAATCATCACTTGGCAACTGAATATCCGGGCGTTGATTATTTCGTGAGAGGAGAGGGCGAGCTACCCTTCACAGAATTGATTAATACGCTCGGACGCGGTGATACGCCGGACCTCGGTCTGTTAGACCAGTATGCGATTTACACACCAGAATTGCTCAAACAAGGTAAGTGTAATCGCATTTTTACCACCCAATTAGATAAACTACTGTCCCCATATTTGAGTGGGACCCTCCCCGTAGAGCAAAATCAAGAATTTGTTCGCTGGGAAACGTTGCGCCGGTGTCCATACCGATGTTCTTTCTGCCAATTCCGTTTGGAAGGTCATAAAGTGGCCGAAATCAATCATGAAAGGCTCTTTCGAGAACTTGAGTATTTCAAGGAGAAAAATGTCCGAGAAATCAACGTCCTTGACCCGATATTCAACCTCAAGCCTAAGCATTACTTAGAAATCTGCAAGAAGATAGAGACGTTGGGAATGCAGAATCGATTTTATTTTCAGTGCCGCTTGGAGCTTCTCTGTCGGCGAAATGGCGTGGAATTCTTGAAATTTTGTCAAAATCACAATATCTGGCTTGAATTTGGGGTCCAAACTTTTCGAGAAGAAGAGTCTGAAGCGATTGAACGCGGCAATAAATATGATAAAATCTATAGGGCATTCGAGATTTTGCACGAATTCAATGTCCCATTCGACCTGCATCTTATTTTCGGATTGCCGTTTCAGTCGTTTGATGACTTTCTGTGGAGTTACGACAGGGCTAAAAAAGCATGTCCAAGTGGACTCTATGTTTTTCCTCTCAATGTCCTTAAAGGCACAAACCTTTACGAGAAACGTGAGGAATGGGAGTACGAATTCGATCCTGCGGACAATAATATTTTCCTCAAAAGCAAGTGGATGCTTAAAGAGGAAGTTGAACGTTTAAAGGAGTTTTCAAAAGATGTGAACCGGTGCTCAAAGTCCGAACGAGAGAGTGAGGGTTTGATTTAA